The genomic region tttCCTATTTGAGCGTCTATTTTCCTGTCGTCAGTTTACTCCCTACCTAGGTATTCATAGGTTGATACTTTTTTTAATGTTATCTGATTGCACTTTATTTCTCTGTTGTTCAGGCCGTCCTTGTTATTTATTATCATTGTTTTGGTTATCTCTTAAGCTTTCGTTTCATTTTTCTGTATGCCTTACACCTTATTACTATTAATCCATATCATGtgttcctttttttgttcttcagTTTTACTACATACATCCTTCCTGGCTCTTGGCATTTGAACacttcaacaaaaaaaattatagacatcAATTATTTCAATCCTATTCTTTAATTAATGTATGGTATTATATCTCTGTTATTTGTAGTCTAAAATCAATCATACAAACAAATATTTgcatacatattatacatataataattacatacaatTGAACACATCTAAGATGAACGGAATTATCAATCAGTAGCCTCTGTCCTCCATAAATactgaaaatgaaaatattattttttaaggtcTACTGTCCTTGAGTGACTTATTGAAATTTGAATTGCCCGCCAAAAGTGACATTTTTCTCAGCCAAAATTTGGCAACACTGTATTCCATCAGGGCGAGTTTTAGCCGCAGCTTAAAAAGCAATGAACAGACTGCTGCGATTTAATCGGTGCGTCGACGACACGATTTTTCTCGCAATATAAGCGACAGCGTTTTTTCATGTGATGAACACATTGCTGCGATTATTCGTCGTGACGACGACGTGTTTTTTGTCATTGATCACGTTGAACCGATCACAACAACATAGTCTAGAATGGATTCTTCGGAATCGGAGGAAGATTTGATCTTGCTGGTAGCTTTAGCAGACGAGGAGGATCAAAGgtaaaatatctaaatatatattaaaattaaagtttGTCTTGTTATGTACTCACTAGGCAACTGGAAATATTATACCAAATATCTGTTTTCATATAATGTGCAAGTTTTAATatctatttatattttttatagaaaaagaaaaatttggACTCATGAGATAAATTTGGAAAGACATCAAAAAGGAGAATTTCATACGTTAGTAGTGCCACAACTTCGAAATGACGAAAAACGTTTTTATAAATACTTCAGAATGAAAATTGCTTATTTTGATGAAATTGTAAACTTAATAAGGGAAGATATTTCTGAGCTTGATATCAATTTTCGTGAATCTATTTCAGCGGAAGAAAGACTAGCCATTACTTTGAGGTAAATCATCActcattgtatttttatttaatattttaatattttaatattttttttttatatatcaacaTTACAAAGGAGTATAAACTCGTAAAAAGGTGCCTGCTGAAGTCGGAAATGATTGTTCGCAATCTGCACTGCTGGTACCTGGATTATCTTCATGGGAAATGGTTCCTTGGTCCGGCGAAATAAGCGGAGTTTCACAGAAGTTCGAATCAGAGGTGTAACTATTGGAAGTTGATGGTTGAGCACTCTGGTATAGTTCAATTATCTGCTGCTGCTGCTGCTCTTCATAATGCATTAACTTTTGCTTGGCAATTATTTCagcaatttttaattttgtttcgGCCTGACGTTTTCCAGAAACTTGCTTTATCAAGCCTGCATATGATAGAAACAATAAATCTGTGGAGtctatttctgtttttttttctgcTTTCAAAATAACTAATAATAGAGTCAACTGAAGTTGGTTTCGTATTTTGTATATTTGTGACTTTTCGTTTTTTTGGTTCTGGTTCTACAATCGGGGTGGTTACATCAGCGCAAGGAGCAGACTCTTTATTTTTTGTAGGTAAGGGTACCTCAGATATATCACCAATTTCACTCTCTTCATTACGCGAAACATCTACACCATCATCTTTCTCAGTTGCAGACTCTATATTAGTCGCAACTTCCGGCACATTTGAAGAGGTTTTAGCAAAAAGCAAGAAAGGTTGGAACATTTTCATACTTTCAGCCCATTGCCATGTTTTATTTTGTGTACCTTGCCCAGTTCTTGTTTTGATTACTCTTAAGTGTCGCACATAAGAATCACGTAAACTTCTCCACCTTTTCTTTAGTTCCTCacctaaaaaatatactgttttaGGTTTTTAGCAACAGGCGACAGCTTCAGTACAATAGGGCACAGTTATCGTGTTGGATTTTCAACAGTCTCTACAATTATAAATGAAGTATGTGAAGCTATACGTAAAAGATTACAGCCTATTTATCTTCCCGAACCGACAACAGGAATATAGCAAAAATCAGCTGAAGATTTTCTAAACATGTGGCAATTTCCTAACTGCATCGGCAGTTTGGACGGAAAACATATAACTATAAAATGCCCTGGAAAAACCGGGTCAAACCATTTCTGTTATTTGAAAAAATTCTCAATTGTACTGATGGCCATCGTTGATGCTAATTACAAATTTATATGCATTGATGTAGGAGGCTACGGAAAAAATAGAGACGGAGGCATATTTGAAAATTCAAACATAGGCCAGAGATTTGAAGCAGGTTTAATGAATGTTCCTGAAGATAAAAATCTTCCTGGGCAAGTGGAACCTTGTCCACAGGTTTTGATTGGAGATGAGGCCTTTGCTTTGAAATCTTTTTTAATGAGACCTTTTCCCTACAAGCAATCTAGAAGTGACAGACGAAAAGAAAATTATAATACTCGTTTATGTCGAGCTAGACGTGTGGTGGAAAATGCATTTGGCATTTTAGCTCAAAAATGGCGAGTATTTTTTAGGCCAATTGAGACAAAAGTTGAAACGACAATTTCAATCGTTGAAACTTGTTGcattttgcataattttttacgAACTAAAGTAAACCAACAAGGACGAAAGTTTTCAGAAACTGAAGAAAATTCAGGTAGAGCTTTTATCAATATAGAAAGAGACCCAAGGCGTGCAACCAATTTAGCATTTTCAACTAGAGAAAAGTTTGTTaactattttaatatttgaaaTGTGAATAAAAActctaaattaaaataattaaagtgaatgtataaaaattattatttaatacaataattaaagtgaataaaacttacaactaaaatacTTAAGGCATTCTTTCATCTCTTGACCAATTTCATCCCATATTTTATCCTTCTTTCTAATATTTTTATAGTCCTCGTGTGACAAATCATAAAGTATTGGATATTTTTTAACTAACTCTATTAATTTCTCTGTTGGAACCATTGTAAAATCGCAACGACGATGACAGAAAACGCAACCAACTGCGATAACAAAATATAACGCAGTACTAACGTTGTCGGTTGTCGCTGCGAGAAATTATCGCACCTATTGCCGCATTTATACTCAGCTATTGCTACTGCCGCTGCCGttgacggaaatattgcccgaaatacgatatcaACGCGATTGAGGTGTTtacatcagttcctcgccaatgtccCCACAACTCATTACCGAACGACTCAAAAGAAAGGAATGTGACAACAacatcgtcttgctcccttactcacttgccgctttgccggcggcaaACCCGCCTTTGACTTCTCTCCTTTGACTTCCGTCACTAGAACCGACTTTTTGGGTATGTAggtgcaatggcagtagcatgacgaggagcagcgcgagtgagctatttacacattcacgctgcccacttccctgtccaATTCCCTGTCGAACagggctgagtataaatccggtatATGTGTTGGTTCTCGTTAACCGCCATGGCCATTCGTCTCGCGAAAATTTCGCATTGCGATGTTGTCGTCGACGCAACGATTAAATCGCAGCAGTGTGTTCATTCCTTAAATTTTGGCACGAAATCAAGCTGCGTTCGCGGGAGCCTGTCGaggactagtcggcgacaaattagcagcaaaacgcatgcgcactttaaaatgatataattaatatcgttaatagataaatatacaaggtatattttaatattataatttaataattagttattaataataagtgcgttcgcgggagcctgtcggcgacaaattagcagcaaaacgcatgcgcactttaaaatgatataaataatatcgttaatagataaatatacaagatatatttgcctagtataatttaataattagttattaatattaattaaaagtaaatataccttatatatttatctattaacggtattatttatattaagtgaggttagaaactgtcggcgacaatttgtcaactgtgcccgcgaacgcacctattaattaaaaataaatataccttgtttatgtatctattaacgatattatttttattaaatgaggttagaaattgtcggcgacaatttgtcaactgtacccgcgaacgcacctaataTGACCCAGATAGCACATGACATCCCGAGGACGTCCGTTTCAGGTCCCAATTAAGTCCGAATGTACGGGGACCTCAATCGGACGTTCCCAGGAATTACAAATTAATACGTCCCCAGGAAGTACGATTACGGACGTCCCCAGGACGTCTGTTTCAGGTCCCGCTAAGTCAGAATgcaatgggaccttaatcggacgtccccAGGAAGTACGATTACGGACGTCCCTAGGAATTACGAATCCAGACCAGTTCAGGAATGTATCTAATAACCTTCAGTTATTTGGCATTtgcagtgttgccatactttaaTTGTTTGATTCTTGTATAATTCCAATCAATGGTATAATATACAAGAATAGTAAGATTAATATATAGAGATAGATTTATaatctaaacaaaatttatacaGTTTATCTTCATTTATCAGTTGATCTTCCTTTTTATAACAGTGTTGGTTAACTTTGAATATAATCTActgaataatttaaatttcaattaatgtCTTAATAGTAATCATTAataaaaagaatttaaattatcttttgatttaaaaacatttatacagttgatctttatttatctttttttgtaacaattttaatgaactttgatttaaaatgccTCTTTTGAGTTTTTtctatccagtatttacactgataatgtactatttactttttcaaactttatttttttggtgcTTCAAAATTATTGAAGCAgctatttttaaatgtaactatatGTGACGTGGTTATGTTTGTGAAAAAAttgaggatacggcaacggtgtcatattatGTCAAGCTAGACCCTGCCTGGCCAATCATAGGATAGGGATTAGATTAACCGTTATAGAAGGAAATGTTAGCAGAGAACAAGGACCACAGAGAAGCGACACGCCTTTGATCCTTCGTGAGCACGCCGCCAATGACCTTGAAAGCAACCTGAACAACCAGCATACCAATAGTCAGTGGGCATGTCACACAATACATATAaattcgtaaataaaattaagcatttatgttgactttcaataaatataaaatattgcaCCGAAAAAAAAGTTGCGTGCAGGGCCGACTTTTGTTGGCATTCTTTATAATAATGgaatcatttttgatttacaaaaggttgcaaatatatCGCACAATGCAAAGTAATGGTGAAAATCATATTGATTGGAACCATAAATATAAATAGCTTTTTGTTTATCGTGATTTtggcattgaaagaccaataataaaatatacctatttccTATGGTAGGTGTGACATTCACTGATTGTTTTTGGCTTGGGCTGATACAAGATATAATTTGTTCGTTGGggtatttcctaataaattatattttttaatatgggTTATCGAAAAATAACACAGCCATTGTAACTTCCAGGGAAATGTCACAAACTCTGAAAGTTCCAATTCTCTTTGGGTGACAAATGTTCGTGATCGATAAAAAAACTTTATGTTGAAATCGAATGTCAATATTGTTATTGTCTTGGAAACGTATACCTTCTCTGATATATCTTTGGAGCAAAAGTATGAAGACATTTTACATTTACTTCTCTTCATGTTTCATAATTTGACAATGTTTCTTTAAGCGGAATTTTATCtctgtaaatattttaaattggcTCTAAGCAGTACAAATATTGCCGAACGTCAAGAACCtaaagcttgtcacgcacggaaagctatactataatatacggtgatgagtgcgctaatatccgaaaaaataacgcaaaagacggaaaacatagtacgttgtgaaataaaacacAAGACTACAATATAATATCGATGTATCCACCTTTGTACCTTTGCATCCACAAAagacatgttaaactacaaaaccgtctactttctttgtttctaaagatattaggtacattcaaaaaaacaaactattcaGAAAACAacactacaatacgattccgatgtatactccgatccatatatatataggtaacctttgttatttatatttaaataattaaaagttggcAGACAATTTTTGTATACTGCACTGCAAAAGGTAGATAagtatttagttttttcattattgaaTGTAAGTTTGTTTATTTGCAACCgtgtttttgcaattttgaagtcttgttctgctataattttaagattttctCAATTATCGGCCCAATTATGTTTCCAACAATTTTTGTTTGAATCGTACTTTGTTTTTGTCGTTTAAATCAGAAATTCTCGTGTATAGaactctttatatatttttatttcgtaaaaatagGATATCTTGGAGTGCGATAACATACGGAAAACATCTGTTGAATTTTTGACCTGGCTGAACCTTCGTAGACTTGCGTCTGAcaccaaatttaatatttttaatttgaaatatccctTGCTTGGCAGAGCGAAGTTTAGTTTTATATGCATTACGTAGGGGTAATTAAATTCAAGAAAATGAATCACTTTCGTCatgatttattatcaataatatttaatcaagtcAAAATAAGACTATTAGATACGTAATAACTAAcacttatgtaaaaattacaaagcaataacaattacctgttattattctTACGAAATCTAAATAAACTTATTTCTCTTCCTGTCGCAGATGAACATCCGTGAAACACATACGAGTAACCAGACATTTTAActattataattatataaatgctcAAACAAACTTTTTAAGTCGAGTATTTACCATACACGCCTACGGACTATCGTAAAACAACCAGGAGGGACACAATTAGCATGCTGGTGATACTTAAAGCAACCAGGTTCGCGCATGCGTCTTCAAAAACGGTACACGTTTTTAGTGCGGTTGTGTCGTTTCTCTGTGGTCCTTGTTCTCTGATGTTAGGTTCTATTCATTCTACAAAAGATTAACTTTCTAATGCAAACAGAGGAACAATTTGTACACCTAGATACATTACTTCAGCAAAAACCGGATTTAATCATGGCATAAGTGTTTTTATATAAGGTAGGAACTTAGGTATATTCTTTTATCTACGATTGTAGGtaaaagaattatcaaaatttggAGGAGAAGGAACATAAAAAGACGTCTTATTGTTTGTTAaagtttaattaaaaattgtttgatATATAGGTAATAGGTATgtgttttttcattttaaatgcagatttcatctttaaaaattatgagtaaatttatataaaataattttagactTTTTCAACATAgtttaatagtaattaaacgccatgtttaaaatttctgaaaacattttacataaTGCCCTAAAAAGGTTTGGTCGGAGGTTCCAAGGAGGTTTCGGACGACCGTCCCAAGGAGGTTTTAGTCGGACGTCCCCAGGAGAGTTCGGTCGGACGTCCTGGGCACGGATGATTTTGTAACATCGGACGTTCTCGGTACGTACCGAGGATTTCCCAGGACCTGAAACGTACGTCCTCAGGAGGTACGAATGTCCTAGTGGTACATCCCGGGTACGTCCCAGGGATGTAATTGTGCTGTTTGGGGACATTGCTTGCACATGCGCAAATACAGGAACgaattaggcattccaaatcacgtgatataatatggctgctgaATGGCaaaactgtcatccataggcgtatccaattattaaaccacttcatatttaaattgctatcacaatttcacagatttcgctacacaattaacaaaaacacAAAACCAAACAGcatattctttacaaatttgtcaatatttaatgtaaacattagatacgcgATGACCACCCCCCTTATCTATGTCTATGaccatgtcagtttagccatccaccggccaccactgacagttcattggaatccctaattggacaaattaggcattccaaatcacgtgatataatatggctgctggatggcgaaactgtcatccataggcgtatccaaggtttaaaccacttcatatttaatttgctatcacaatttcacaaatttcgctacacaattaaccCTTTCAGCACCAGTGGACGTACGACGTACGTCCACTTACTATACTTCAGGACGTACGACGTacgtcaaatttattttattacgtTTCAACTGTTTTTATTTGGATTTTTTGCTTACACTGAAAAAAacgtttcaaaataaataaatacagtggaacctcggtaagttggattaatcgggaccgcagcCGATCCGGCTTATCGacaatccgggttagccggagaacatggtaaaaattaataaaatacggtactcTTACAGATAAAGGTAattataattgccaaaaaaattaaatacttatgtccagtacatctaaattacgtacagttgtatacattattgtttatttcttggtaaaagaaactcagtcaaagtgaaaacatttttattttatctgatgaaaatcgatccgggttatcggaggccgacttgtcggggttccactgtaaataaatattgaaaattagTATCTGTCTTCAATTATTTAGTTTAGTCACGGTTTAGTATATCGTGGGTTGACCCCTTTTCATACAAACAATTTTGTCCAAAGACAGGTAGAAAAATATGCCACCTTTATATTTAGTAATAGTTAATCAGAATTAGTAAGTACATTTTGGGAAAACCTATTTTATGATTGACAAATACTGTTTTAAAAGGGTTTCATTAGATTTCAGGTATATTTACCCAAAATTTGAATACAATCAGGTAAACACTGAATGACTGAATTAGATCCAGATAAGAATGTATATTTTGCAGGTACAGAGTTTCTGGAGGATTAAATTAATAATCCGGAGAAAAGTTTATGTGTCCCTGCCGATAGGCTACTTatggttaaaataaataaataaaatcgaaAAGATATTAGTTTTCGATTTAATTTTAAACTGTAGTTCGAAGTGCAGTCTTCtttgaaattattttatattatctcgaaaactatttcTTATCCTGAGTGACAGTGATTCAGACCCCGATTTTTTTGTTGTATCACAAAAGTATAAATTATGTATCAtatcaataaaaaaacttaattgtATTTCTCTTTCTGTGTTATTTTTACACCTCTGAtaatgttcagtaaaaagtcaGTGTGTGGGgtgagatgggggagaagtcggtaaattagtagtttttttacgtttttcgtcaatatttctaaaactgtgctttagcgttaacaatgttctatataaaaatgttctacataaaatataaaacaaaaaaggcccattcataattgttataaaattaaggTTTCCAATGTTACGGAGGGtgtaaagtggaggttttcgaaactttttatattttttgggcaatttataatattattactgatgaaagaaattttctttaacaggattttgttttgtaaataaaatttgctatttcagtggccgatggtgataagcccttgaagaaacgtcaacctcaccacccaaaatcatcatcaattgaaaaaatatatataaaaagtatcgaaaacctccaccttttaccctccgtaactctggaaccgttgattttataacaattatgcataggatcttttgttttaaattttatgtagaacatttttgtatagaacattgtttacgctaaagcgtagttttagaaatattgacgaaaaacgtaaaaaaaactactaatttaccgacttctcccccatctcccccctaaactggacgctcaaaatggtgcaactttttactaaacaatacgtggaccatatagaacaatttggtgttggaggaaaaattttactttggatgtctgggtttggcctctttttggaccaattatattatactacctccgtaactttggagcgttagaaggattatgcatggggccttttttatttcaaatttaatgtagaacatttttgtctagaaggttgttcatgctaaaccgcatagttatagaaatattgacgaaaaacgtaaaaaactacgaatttaccgatttctctcccgtctcccacccaaacccgacgctcaaaatggtgtgactttttcctgaacattatatggaccatataaaacatttgatgttggaggataactttgactttggatgtctgggttatgccatcttttgaatcaattgtatcatactattatAAAACAATATGCCACTGAATCTCTAATCCAAATAAGTAAAAAGTGTGGGAAATCCTGGAGAATTATGTACAGGTGCCATCTATCCGTGAGAAAAATTTGGCACAAAGTAGTACATTTGGTTGCGTCCCTTTATACTTTTCACTCAACGGTATACGGTATCATGCATTTTAAtagaaaatatgttttttttgtaCAAGTTATTACATTTTTCAGTGTAGGTTCGTTCCTATGACGTACAACGTACGGCCGTTggtattggctccgtgcgtctcccctctacgtacagtcacgtgatacgctgtcagattttgtaaggacgttttaacattgagtcttatgggattattttgttaaacttgaatattttattttgtagtgataataaccgaatacaattgttagaattcattagttattaatttatactgtaatttatagtgcaacaaaatattttctttttcgttaataaatatttattgacataaactgcgatagtgaggttatgcatacaaaatcaaactgataatcaatattggaaagtgaagaatttatagtgcgttcttattttctgtttatattaatacataatatcactagcgtgacacgacatttttttaaatgtctcatttaaacatacacaaagcgtccttataaaatttcaaaaaaccgccaccatgagcaggtcggtcgattttgctttgacactttgttaacgctcagagcgaataTAAGCATGAAAACTTACGCCGTATGTCCAAACTTAAAATCGCTGGGATTAtttacctcaaaaaaattaatagcTGGGGGTGAAAgggttaataaaaaaacaaaaccaaacaggatattctttacaaatttgtcaatattcaaggtaaacattagatacgccatgaccaccccccttaactatgtctatggccatgtcagtttagccaCCGAACAACCCGAAGGCACAGTCGACTCGGCGGGAAGAGTTCGCGCATCTGGCTTGCGCACGGCTGGCGGCCATTTTTTCGGTCCACAGGTCCGCTGCTGACACGATCAATTTGTGATTGTTGTTGTCAGATCACGCTTGTTTCGGGGTTACTTTGATTTTGTGTTGTTCTGTTCGGTGATTTTGTTTTTGTGCATTGTGCAATAATAATTATGGATATGGACAAAAAGAAAGGCAGTTCGAATTTAATCTGTGCAGCGATCAACTGTAAAAACACAGTATCAAATTTCAGCTATAGTTTTTTCCGTTTTCCAAAAGACGAATCAAGGTAAGCATTTTTAAATTcacaatgtttttataaatgtttatgtACTTAAATGGGTAGGTACTTGAAAATTTGGTATTAACTACGAAACTTTACCTAATCaattattttcaatgggaaataagccacaattttaccaaaaaaatgattttattaacgtttcgacgcccaagtcaggtgttgttgtcaaaatacaaaataattcttGTATTCAatcattgaaaatagttgattataaaaatgccacaaggaaatagcttcagaacaaaacttTACCtatattatgtatacagggtgtccagaaactctaccgacaaacgaagacagaagactcctcatataattttaagacatttaaacccaattcatctagtccgaaaatgcttcctaagggagctagagctctttgaagatggcgtcttgtaattagtttttcttagatACCTCCAGAACCCttgtatttagaaaaacaaaaattggtacacacatttATCTTCTAAAGATGCATCGATTTCATTAAtcgtgaatttctagtaccggtcataggcgtccgttatgggtagggcaacggttattttatcgcataacttttttatctttaacttttaagcatttttgatattgGATTATTATACTGTgtgatattctagtactaaaaggtgctcttgatttaagtccgtaggacacgccgttttctagaaaaatcgatttgaaaatttttcgtcttttaaatttgaaaaaaaaactgcaaaaaagttttcaaaaaaaaaaaacagtgtattttactaacttataCCAAGAGGAACTTTTAGTACTGGAATagctcataatttaataatctaaagttacaaattcttaaaaattaaaggcaaaaaagttatgcgataaaataactattgacctacccaaaacggacgcatatgaccggtactacaaattcgcaattaatgaaatcgattcatctctggaatataaataaacgtaccaattttcgtttttctagctgttttttttttaatttttttggaaattcaagaaacgcaaaattttgaaatcgatttttttagaaaaccgtgtgttctaccgacttaaagga from Diabrotica virgifera virgifera chromosome 3, PGI_DIABVI_V3a harbors:
- the LOC126882658 gene encoding uncharacterized protein LOC126882658; amino-acid sequence: MDSSESEEDLILLVALADEEDQRKRKIWTHEINLERHQKGEFHTLVVPQLRNDEKRFYKYFRMKIAYFDEIVNLIREDISELDINFRESISAEERLAITLR